The nucleotide window GTTCTACCAACGATTACGCAAGGGAGATCGCGGAGGACGTGCCGGAAGGCACCGTTGTCGTAGCGAGGAGGCAGAGGTCCGGAAAGGGGCGAAAGGGGAGGAAATGGGCCTCCCCCGAAGGTGGCCTCTGGATGACGGCGATTCTGAAGCCGAGATCCAACCCGGAGCACCTGCCCAAGCTCGTTTTCGTTGGTGCATTGGCGGTACTCGACACGCTTCACGAATACGGGATCAGGGGCGAGCTGAAGTGGCCGAACGACGTCCTCGTTAATGGCAGGAAGATAGCCGGAATCCTGAGCGAGTGCAGGTTCGGCCGCTTCGCCCTCATAGGTATCGGACTCAACGCGAACAACGAGATTCCCGATGAACTCAAGGAGAGCGCGGTTTCGATGGGGGAAATCCTGGGAAGGAACGTCGATCTGGAGGAACTGCTGGAGAAACTTCTGAGAAACCTGTCACGCTGGTACGGTCTGTTCAGGAGCGGAAGACACGGGGAGATACTGAAGGCCGTAAGGAACAGGAGTGCCGTGCTCGGGAAGAGGGTAAGGATCATCGAAGAAGGAAAGGTGATCGCCGAGGGAACCGCGGTGGATATAGACGAATCCGGGGCACTGATGGTCGAGGGGGCGGAAGGCACCGTCAGGGTTCTCTACGGAGACGTGTCCCTGCGCTTCGGATAGTTTTTGTCTTTTTGACGAAAATTTTGTGGAAAACTTAAAGACTGTTCTTGTCACCTATTGAGTTTGGGCTATTCATCAAATAGGCCCGGGGGATGATCATGGGAATGCTGAGGAGGTATCTAGACTACCCGGTTCTGTGGAAGATACTCTACGGTTTGATTCTTGGTGCCATCTTTGGACTGGTCGCTGGCCACTTCGGCTGGACCGACTTCGTGGCAACGTACATCAAGCCCTTCGGTGACCTGTTCGTCAGGCTGCTGAAGATGCTCGTGATGCCGATCATACTGGCATCGCTCGTCGTCGGTGCGGCCAGCATAAGCCCCGCCCGCCTCGGTCGCGTCGGCCTCAAGATAATACTCTACTACCTCGCAACCTCAGCGATGGCGGTGTTCTTCGGCCTCATCGTCGGCAGGCTCTTCAACGTTGGAGCGAACGTCCACCTCGGCTCGGGAACGGGCAAGGCCATCGAGGCTAAAAGCCCCTCCCTCGTCCAGACGCTCCTCAACATAGTGCCCACCAACCCGTTCGCCTCACTGACCAGCGGAGCGGTTCTCCAGGTAATCTTCTTCGCCATAATCCTGGGAATAGCGATAACCTACCTCATGAACAGGCGGGAGGAGCGCGTTAGAAAGTCGGCGGAAACCCTTCTCCGGGTCTTCGACGGCCTGGCCGAGGCTATGTACCTCATCGTCGGCGGCGTCATGCAGTACGCGCCGATAGGCGTCTTCGCGCTGATAGCCTACGTGATGGCCAGGGAAGGTCTGAAGGTCGTCGGCCCGCTCACCAAAGTGGTCGTTGCGGTTTACCTCGGCCTCTTCCTGCAGATCGTCATAACGTACTTCATCCTGCTCAAGATCTTCGGCATCGACCCGCTCAAGTTCATCAAGAAGGCCAAAGATGCCATGCTCACCGCCTTCGTCACGAGGAGCTCGAGCGGGACCCTGCCCGTCACGATGCGCGTCGCCGACGAGGAGATGGGCGTTGACAGGGGAATTTACTCCTTCACCCTTCCGTTAGGTGCCACGATAAACATGGACGGAACCGCGCTCTATCAGGGGGTAACTGTTCTCTTCGTCGCCAACGCCATCGGCCACCCGCTCACGCTGAGCCAGCAGCTGATAGTGGTTCTTACAGCGGTGCTCGCCTCGATAGGAACTGCCGGTGTTCCCGGTGCCGGAGCGATAATGCTCGCGATGGTCCTCCAGAGCGTCGGCCTCGACCTCAGCCCCGGAAGCCCCGTTGCCTTAGCTTATGCAATGATACTCGGCATCGACGCGATACTCGACATGGGCAGGACGATGGTTAACGTCACCGGCGACCTGACCGGGACGGTGATAGTTGCCAAGACCGAGGGGGAGCTCGACGAGAGCAGGTGGTAGCTCCCCACTAATTCTTTTTTGGATAAAGTTAAATACCCCCACCGGAACGGTAGTTAGTGGTCTTCAAGACCCACTCAAGGAGGTATTGGAATGGACAGACGACTGCTTGGAGTTCTTTTGATTGGAATACTCCTCATCCCCCTCGCGGGAGTCTCCGCGGAAGGGACGAATGAAAACGCGTTCGTTCAGGATTACACCTTCTACATCCAGCTTGACAAGAACGGTAACGCCAACATAACGCTCATCACCGTCTGGAAAGGGCCCAAGGATAAGATACACGAGCTCATAGAGAAGCTCCTCAACCAGACCAACGGGAGCGTCGAGAACGCCACCAAGCTCTACGCCCAGCAGATGCTCCAGGGCTACATTCAGGGACTGGGGGAGTCGGGCCTCAGAACCGAGAACCAGACGATAGAGGTCAAGGGCATCAGGGAGGGCAACAACATAACGGTGATATTCCGGGCAAAGGCCGAAGGTGTTGCGAAGTACTACTCCCACGGCAACTTCTGGGAGGTTCTTATCGACCCGACGAGGGGCTACTCTCACATCGCGTCTCCCGACATAAGCTACCCGTACAGGGTGATACTCCACAACAAGTTCGTCATCGAGCTGCCGCCGAACGCGACACTACTCTCGTACCCCCTCCCGTACAGGAGGACGTACAACCAGAGCTACTTTGAGGTCACCCCCAAGGTGGAGGGCAACAAGGTCATCGTCGAGTCGGTTATAGACCTCGAGCCATACCTCAAGGTTGAGGGCTACCAGTGGCTCTTCGGCGACTACAAGGGCTTCTCCATAACCTACCAGACGCCATACAGGGGCCAGGAGGAGTACCCGAGGAGCGTCCTCAACGAGAACGTCACCGTTGAAGTCCTCAAGAACGGCACCGTCGTGCTGACCCTCAGGGACGAGTACGTTGAGCCGAGGAACGCGGTTCTGGCCCAGAAGATCCAGATCCTCCAGTACGGCGTCAGGAACTTTGAGCAGGCCCTGCTGAAGAACTACGTCCAGATGTTCAAGAACATGGGCGCCGACGTTCTCGGGGCCGGTGTGAACGTGAAGAACGTTAACACAACGGGACCGCTCCTCGTTGAGGCGAGGTTCATCCTCAACAACTACACCAAGCTGGAAAACGGCACCTACGTTCTCCACCTCGACCCGACGATGGGGCTGATGAGCAGGATCTACCTGCGCTCAAACGCCGAGTTCAACTACACCTTCTTCGCGGAGGTCAAGCTCCCAGACGGGTGGAAGTTCGTTGCCTACCCCAACTCAACAACCCGGGACATACACGGGAACACCTTCAAACTGGACGTCAAGCTCGAAGGGAACAGGCTCCTGATAAAGGCGAACACGTACATCTACTACGGGGCATCGGACGAGGACGTGCAGCACCTCCTTGAGGAGTTCAGCGGAATAGACGTAAAGTTCAAGCCCGGCAAGTCGAGCGGATGGAGCCTCTGCGGGCCGGGCGCGATAGCGGTTTTAGCGGTTGTTCCCCTCCTTTTTAGGAGAAGGAGGAACTGACCCGATCCCCTCTTTTTTTCAACAAATTTTTAAAGTCCACAACCAATTGAAGTTGGAATACGCCCCGGGGGAGATGCCTTTGAGAACCGTTACCCTCATAGTGGCGGTTCTGCTGGCGGGTCTTTTCCTTCTAAGCCCCGTAGCCGCGGTCAGCTCTCCGGGAAAGGCCAGCTTAGCCATAAAACCCGAAAAGCCCGTGGACGTTAAGGTCCTCAGAGAGGCCGTCTCTCTGCTGAGGGAGCGCATCAACCTGACGGGGATTTCCGATTTCCGGGTTGAACTGGAAGAGACCGGGGAAGGCCACCTCATCAGAATAAAAGCAGAGGACGTGACCCCGGAAGAAGTGGGGGCTATCAAAAGGATCGCCGAAAGCTTTGGAAGGCTTTACATCGAGTTCAACGGCGTCGTTGTGGGGAGGAGCGTTAACGTCACCGGTTACAGACTTGAACCGAAGATGTGCCCCACCTGCTGGAGGGTTGATTTCACGGTCCCTCCGGAGGTCACGGCGAGGTTTAAGGAGGTGGCCTCTGGTAAGCTTGGGTGGCCGACTGATATTTACCTCGACCCGCCGGTGAATTCGCTCCTCGTTGTTTCACCCAGGGTTTACCAGGAGATGAACTCTCAGGACTTCATGGGAGAACCGAAAAAGGGGACTCCAAAACCGCTCGTTGAAAGGCTCAAGGAGGCGTTCAACATTACGGTAATCGAGTACCAGAACCAGAGTGCTGGGGAGATCGTTGATAACGCCACGGCCTTGGGCAAGGATAAGATTATCCTCGCCGACGTGCCAGAAAAACTGTACACCGAGGTCAAAGGAACCCTCTCCTCCAGAAAGATTAACATCGAGGTTTCTTACTACGCCCTTCAGACTGGAGAGGGCACCAAGAACTTCGTCAAGAGGATCCTCAACCTCTACGGGCCCTACGTCCTGAGGTTCGATCCCGCCGAAGATAGCACAACCCGGCTCACCATCAGCGGGGTCGGGAAGGACAGAAAAGCCACCCTCGAGGAGGCGAAGAAGCTGTACCTCGACTTCAAAATGGGATCCCTGCCCGTTACATTCCGGGTTGTGGATGTATCCCTCAGTTCAACTCCATCCGGAACGAGCACGAGCTCGGGCACAATGACGGCGAAGGTTGCCGATGATTCAAAACAGTGCGGCCCCGCGTCAATAGTTCTCCTCGCCCTTCTCCCACTGATCAGAAGACGCTGAGCCAGCAAACTTTATTTATTCCCTTCCCCCTATTCTTTCAGGGTGAAAATCATGGGACTGCTTGAAGACAAGGCCCTCGTCGAGGCTGCGCTCTTCGTTTCTGGAAGGCCCCTAAGCCTGAAGGAGCTCTCAAAGGCCCTGGGAATAAAATCCCTCGACTACCTCGAAAAGCTCATCGAGCTCATAGCGGCGGAGTACGCCGAGAGGAAGAGCGCCATAGAGGTCGTAAGGGTTCTCGGGGATAAGTTCGTTATGCAGGTGAAGCAGGAGTACAGCCAGAGGGTTATCCACCTCATGCCGAGGCCCGACTTGAGGACGGGCGAGCTGA belongs to Thermococcus sp. AM4 and includes:
- a CDS encoding biotin--[acetyl-CoA-carboxylase] ligase; its protein translation is MFDVRWNVIRLTEVGSTNDYAREIAEDVPEGTVVVARRQRSGKGRKGRKWASPEGGLWMTAILKPRSNPEHLPKLVFVGALAVLDTLHEYGIRGELKWPNDVLVNGRKIAGILSECRFGRFALIGIGLNANNEIPDELKESAVSMGEILGRNVDLEELLEKLLRNLSRWYGLFRSGRHGEILKAVRNRSAVLGKRVRIIEEGKVIAEGTAVDIDESGALMVEGAEGTVRVLYGDVSLRFG
- a CDS encoding dicarboxylate/amino acid:cation symporter; this translates as MGMLRRYLDYPVLWKILYGLILGAIFGLVAGHFGWTDFVATYIKPFGDLFVRLLKMLVMPIILASLVVGAASISPARLGRVGLKIILYYLATSAMAVFFGLIVGRLFNVGANVHLGSGTGKAIEAKSPSLVQTLLNIVPTNPFASLTSGAVLQVIFFAIILGIAITYLMNRREERVRKSAETLLRVFDGLAEAMYLIVGGVMQYAPIGVFALIAYVMAREGLKVVGPLTKVVVAVYLGLFLQIVITYFILLKIFGIDPLKFIKKAKDAMLTAFVTRSSSGTLPVTMRVADEEMGVDRGIYSFTLPLGATINMDGTALYQGVTVLFVANAIGHPLTLSQQLIVVLTAVLASIGTAGVPGAGAIMLAMVLQSVGLDLSPGSPVALAYAMILGIDAILDMGRTMVNVTGDLTGTVIVAKTEGELDESRW
- a CDS encoding CGP-CTERM sorting domain-containing protein; this translates as MDRRLLGVLLIGILLIPLAGVSAEGTNENAFVQDYTFYIQLDKNGNANITLITVWKGPKDKIHELIEKLLNQTNGSVENATKLYAQQMLQGYIQGLGESGLRTENQTIEVKGIREGNNITVIFRAKAEGVAKYYSHGNFWEVLIDPTRGYSHIASPDISYPYRVILHNKFVIELPPNATLLSYPLPYRRTYNQSYFEVTPKVEGNKVIVESVIDLEPYLKVEGYQWLFGDYKGFSITYQTPYRGQEEYPRSVLNENVTVEVLKNGTVVLTLRDEYVEPRNAVLAQKIQILQYGVRNFEQALLKNYVQMFKNMGADVLGAGVNVKNVNTTGPLLVEARFILNNYTKLENGTYVLHLDPTMGLMSRIYLRSNAEFNYTFFAEVKLPDGWKFVAYPNSTTRDIHGNTFKLDVKLEGNRLLIKANTYIYYGASDEDVQHLLEEFSGIDVKFKPGKSSGWSLCGPGAIAVLAVVPLLFRRRRN
- a CDS encoding CGP-CTERM sorting domain-containing protein; translated protein: MPLRTVTLIVAVLLAGLFLLSPVAAVSSPGKASLAIKPEKPVDVKVLREAVSLLRERINLTGISDFRVELEETGEGHLIRIKAEDVTPEEVGAIKRIAESFGRLYIEFNGVVVGRSVNVTGYRLEPKMCPTCWRVDFTVPPEVTARFKEVASGKLGWPTDIYLDPPVNSLLVVSPRVYQEMNSQDFMGEPKKGTPKPLVERLKEAFNITVIEYQNQSAGEIVDNATALGKDKIILADVPEKLYTEVKGTLSSRKINIEVSYYALQTGEGTKNFVKRILNLYGPYVLRFDPAEDSTTRLTISGVGKDRKATLEEAKKLYLDFKMGSLPVTFRVVDVSLSSTPSGTSTSSGTMTAKVADDSKQCGPASIVLLALLPLIRRR